One Betaproteobacteria bacterium DNA segment encodes these proteins:
- a CDS encoding pyridoxal-phosphate dependent enzyme: protein MDVRYVDAADGSTYPVERPLWRSPGGSHLNLTPGAGLRRGDIDAGCRSVWRYAAAIRVERAHAVSMGEGCTPLIAAHWDGIAMRAKLELMMPTGSFKDRGMTVMISYLKGHGITRVLEDSSGNAGASLAAYAAAAGMQARILVPETASYPKIVQMAASGADVVTIAGTRQDVADAALAMSAEIFYASHNWQAFFAEGTKTLAYELWEQLGFRAPDNVVVPLGYGANVLGCDHGFRELLGNSEIEALPRVFGVQAANCAPYFHAFAAGEERLVPTEIKPTVAEGIASSKPTRVREVLRAVRDCGGSIVAVSEDEIGAALAQLARQGLYVEPTSAAAAAGLSQLIASGAITPQQTTVLVLTGSGLKAGERIGELLGLRSRCMPA from the coding sequence ATGGACGTCCGCTACGTCGATGCCGCGGACGGATCGACCTACCCGGTCGAGCGACCGCTATGGCGCTCCCCCGGCGGCAGTCACCTCAACCTGACGCCCGGCGCGGGCCTTCGCCGCGGCGACATCGATGCGGGTTGCCGATCGGTATGGCGCTATGCTGCCGCCATACGCGTGGAGCGTGCCCACGCGGTCAGCATGGGGGAGGGCTGCACGCCGCTGATCGCAGCGCACTGGGACGGGATCGCGATGCGGGCGAAGCTCGAGCTCATGATGCCGACCGGGTCGTTCAAGGATCGCGGCATGACGGTGATGATCTCGTACTTGAAGGGCCACGGCATCACGCGCGTGCTGGAGGATTCGTCCGGTAACGCGGGCGCTTCGCTGGCGGCTTACGCGGCGGCGGCGGGCATGCAGGCGCGCATCCTGGTGCCGGAAACGGCTTCGTATCCGAAGATTGTTCAGATGGCGGCGAGCGGCGCCGACGTGGTGACGATCGCGGGGACGCGCCAGGACGTGGCCGATGCAGCCCTGGCCATGTCAGCCGAGATCTTCTACGCGAGCCACAACTGGCAGGCGTTCTTTGCCGAGGGCACCAAGACGCTCGCCTACGAGCTGTGGGAGCAGCTCGGCTTTCGCGCTCCGGACAACGTCGTCGTGCCGCTGGGCTACGGGGCGAACGTACTGGGCTGCGATCACGGCTTTCGCGAGCTTCTGGGCAACTCCGAGATCGAAGCGTTGCCGCGCGTGTTCGGCGTGCAGGCAGCCAACTGCGCGCCGTACTTCCATGCGTTCGCCGCCGGCGAAGAGCGGCTCGTGCCGACCGAGATCAAGCCGACCGTTGCCGAAGGCATCGCATCGTCGAAGCCCACGCGCGTGCGCGAAGTCTTGCGCGCGGTGCGCGATTGCGGCGGCTCCATCGTCGCGGTGAGCGAGGACGAGATCGGCGCCGCGCTCGCACAGCTCGCGCGCCAGGGTCTCTACGTCGAGCCGACTTCGGCAGCGGCAGCCGCCGGACTCTCGCAGCTCATCGCCAGCGGCGCCATCACGCCACAGCAAACCACCGTGCTGGTGCTGACCGGATCGGGGCTCAAGGCGGGCGAACGCATCGGAGAACTGCTCGGTCTGCGTTCCCGGTGCATGCCCGCGTGA
- a CDS encoding hydantoinase B/oxoprolinase family protein: MRNERAHRSAMDKRVDPIRAEVIARHLLAAAEEMSATLMRTAFSPNIKERADCSSAIFDAAGQVVALAQRVPIHLGSMVGAVDEIRARFRPDEIHPGDMFAANDPYNGGGSHLPDINVIAPVFAEGRIVAYVANIAHHADVGGMVPGSEAAVCKTIFQEGLRIPPVRIVRAGEPERDLIELILLNSRTPQERRGDLKAQFAANVVGMRAVSGLLQRYGVAQAEAIIAAYLDFTERRFRAAIARLPRSRYSAEDYLDGDSEGSRTQIKLTLTVGEGQLHFDFAGSGRQLQSARNIPQRALLATVYTVAKSLLDPDVPANAGYYRTLSVATEPGTVVGPTPPAAVGARSISCGVLGDVIAAALSQAMPEKALARSGPHHLIVLSGTDPRSGEFFVNYETVAGGMGARPYRDGVDAVRVHASGASNLPVEALEHAYPFRVERYALWDDSGGAGTYRGGMGVVRDYRILADDVTVSLSSERQHVPAEGLAGGRAGRAGEFVFNPGAADERKLPSAAGEIALPRDSVLRIATPGGGGCGDPAGRDLEARRRDQLEERVAGERPVRA; the protein is encoded by the coding sequence ATGCGCAATGAACGAGCGCATAGGAGCGCGATGGACAAGCGCGTAGACCCGATTCGGGCCGAAGTGATCGCGCGCCATCTCCTGGCCGCTGCGGAGGAGATGAGCGCAACCTTGATGCGCACCGCGTTCTCGCCCAACATCAAGGAGCGCGCCGATTGCTCGAGCGCGATCTTCGACGCCGCCGGCCAGGTCGTGGCGCTCGCGCAGCGCGTGCCGATTCACCTCGGCTCGATGGTCGGTGCGGTGGACGAGATTCGCGCGCGTTTCCGGCCCGACGAGATCCATCCGGGCGACATGTTCGCCGCCAACGACCCCTACAACGGCGGCGGATCGCACCTGCCCGACATCAACGTGATCGCGCCCGTGTTCGCCGAAGGGCGGATCGTGGCCTACGTCGCCAACATCGCACATCACGCCGACGTGGGCGGCATGGTACCCGGGAGCGAAGCGGCGGTGTGCAAGACGATCTTCCAGGAGGGTTTGCGCATCCCGCCGGTGAGGATCGTGCGTGCGGGCGAGCCCGAGCGCGACCTGATCGAGCTGATCCTGCTCAATTCGCGCACGCCGCAGGAGCGAAGAGGCGACCTGAAAGCCCAGTTCGCTGCCAACGTGGTCGGCATGCGGGCCGTGAGCGGCTTGCTGCAGCGTTACGGCGTCGCGCAAGCCGAGGCCATCATCGCGGCCTACCTCGACTTCACCGAGCGCCGCTTCCGCGCGGCAATCGCACGCCTGCCGCGCTCCCGGTATTCGGCGGAGGACTATCTGGACGGGGACAGCGAGGGCAGCCGCACGCAGATCAAGCTCACGCTGACCGTCGGCGAAGGGCAGCTCCATTTCGACTTCGCCGGCTCGGGCCGCCAGCTTCAAAGCGCCCGCAACATCCCGCAGCGGGCATTGCTCGCCACCGTGTACACGGTGGCGAAGAGCCTGCTCGATCCGGACGTGCCCGCCAATGCGGGCTACTATCGCACCCTGTCGGTTGCAACCGAGCCGGGAACCGTCGTCGGCCCGACGCCGCCTGCCGCGGTCGGCGCGCGCTCGATCTCCTGCGGCGTGCTCGGCGACGTCATCGCCGCCGCGCTTTCGCAGGCGATGCCGGAGAAAGCGCTGGCGCGCAGCGGCCCGCATCACCTCATCGTGCTCTCGGGCACCGATCCGCGCAGCGGCGAGTTTTTCGTCAACTACGAAACCGTCGCCGGCGGCATGGGGGCGAGGCCTTATCGCGACGGCGTCGACGCGGTGCGCGTGCACGCTTCCGGCGCTTCGAACCTTCCGGTGGAAGCGTTGGAGCACGCCTATCCGTTTCGCGTCGAGCGCTACGCGTTGTGGGACGATTCCGGCGGCGCGGGCACGTATCGCGGCGGCATGGGCGTGGTGCGCGACTATCGCATCCTCGCCGACGACGTGACGGTAAGCCTCTCCTCGGAGCGCCAGCACGTGCCGGCCGAGGGCCTGGCGGGCGGCCGGGCAGGGCGCGCGGGCGAGTTCGTGTTCAATCCCGGGGCAGCCGACGAGCGCAAGCTGCCGTCGGCCGCGGGCGAGATCGCGCTTCCGCGCGACAGTGTGCTGCGTATCGCAACGCCAGGCGGCGGGGGCTGCGGCGATCCGGCCGGGCGCGATCTCGAGGCGCGCCGGCGCGACCAGCTCGAGGAGCGGGTTGCTGGCGAGCGTCCGGTAAGAGCCTAA
- a CDS encoding hydantoinase/oxoprolinase family protein: MSRFWIGIDTGGTFTDIVLVDIGRGDYRYYKLPTTTEDPSLGILQGIQEIVEQAGGSCAEIAFLVLGTTLATNAVLEGKTARTGMVTTAGFRDVLELARQRRPHYFNLDVPKPLPPATRDCRIEIDERVDHSGRVLAPVDQDQVCRAAALLRSKGMEAVAVCFLHSYANATHERIAREALREVWPDAYVCASHEVLAEFREFERFATTAVNASLMPIMDRYMERFEQGVRALGVTAAPRVMQSNGGAVSPAAVRRMPVNTFFSGPAGGVVGTRGLGKQLGVEDLIAFDMGGTSTDVCLIRALTPAQKSQRDMGGFPVRTRTIDIHTIGAGGGSIAWVDPGGLLKVGPMSAGAVPGPAAYGRGGTRPTVTDANVVLGRLNPKTLLGGRMVVYPTRARAAIEKELCASLGVDLFAAAAGILDIVNANMMGAVRVISVEQGEDPREFALVAFGGAGPLHAADIARSMGIGRVIVPPRPGLLSAIGLLHADIRGDFSLTRFMRAEAANLGAINAGFAQLRAQAETWLAGEAGENAPAQYEWSLDLRYVGQNFELIQPCPSANVFPLTLEEVIEAFHRRHREFYGYDMAGQPVEIVNLRVVVTVARPQPPLERPASGGNVLRALIETRSVWFPEAGFANTPVYKRDLLPAGTEFDGPLIIEQMDTTTVVPPRAAFRVDASGAMHLKLASSAQPQDAQ; encoded by the coding sequence ATGAGCCGATTTTGGATCGGTATCGATACCGGCGGCACGTTCACCGATATCGTGCTGGTCGATATCGGTCGCGGCGACTACCGTTACTACAAGCTGCCGACGACCACCGAGGATCCGTCCCTGGGCATCCTGCAGGGCATCCAGGAGATCGTGGAGCAGGCGGGCGGCTCGTGCGCGGAGATCGCCTTTCTGGTGCTGGGCACCACGCTCGCAACCAACGCCGTGCTCGAGGGCAAGACCGCGCGCACCGGCATGGTGACCACGGCAGGATTCCGCGACGTGCTCGAGCTCGCGCGCCAGCGCCGGCCGCACTACTTCAATCTCGATGTGCCGAAGCCGCTGCCGCCGGCGACCCGTGACTGCCGAATCGAAATCGACGAGCGTGTCGATCACAGCGGGCGGGTGCTCGCGCCCGTCGACCAAGACCAGGTGTGCCGGGCCGCCGCGTTGCTGCGCTCGAAAGGCATGGAAGCCGTGGCCGTGTGCTTCCTGCATTCTTACGCCAACGCCACTCACGAGCGGATCGCGCGCGAGGCGCTGCGCGAGGTGTGGCCCGATGCCTACGTGTGCGCCTCGCACGAGGTGCTGGCCGAGTTTCGCGAATTCGAGCGCTTCGCCACCACCGCGGTGAACGCGAGCCTCATGCCGATCATGGATCGCTATATGGAACGCTTCGAGCAGGGTGTGCGCGCGCTCGGCGTGACGGCCGCGCCTCGGGTAATGCAATCCAACGGTGGCGCCGTATCGCCGGCCGCCGTGCGGCGCATGCCGGTCAATACGTTCTTCTCGGGGCCGGCGGGCGGGGTGGTGGGCACGCGCGGTCTGGGCAAGCAGCTCGGCGTCGAGGACCTGATCGCGTTCGACATGGGCGGCACGTCGACCGACGTGTGCCTCATCCGCGCGTTGACGCCGGCGCAGAAGAGCCAGCGCGACATGGGTGGATTTCCGGTGCGCACCCGAACCATCGACATCCATACCATCGGCGCCGGCGGCGGCAGCATCGCCTGGGTCGATCCCGGCGGGCTGCTCAAGGTCGGGCCGATGAGCGCGGGCGCCGTTCCGGGCCCGGCGGCGTATGGCCGCGGCGGGACGCGTCCCACCGTGACCGATGCCAACGTCGTCCTCGGCCGGCTCAATCCGAAGACGCTGCTCGGCGGACGCATGGTGGTGTATCCCACGCGTGCGCGCGCCGCGATCGAAAAAGAGCTGTGCGCTTCCCTCGGCGTGGACCTGTTCGCCGCCGCCGCGGGCATCCTCGATATCGTCAATGCCAACATGATGGGCGCGGTGCGCGTGATCTCGGTCGAGCAGGGGGAAGACCCGCGCGAGTTCGCGCTGGTTGCCTTCGGCGGCGCCGGTCCGCTGCACGCAGCCGATATCGCCCGCAGCATGGGCATCGGCCGCGTCATCGTCCCGCCGCGTCCCGGGTTGCTGTCGGCCATCGGCTTGCTGCATGCGGACATCCGCGGCGACTTCAGCCTAACGCGATTCATGCGCGCCGAAGCGGCCAATCTCGGCGCGATCAACGCGGGCTTTGCCCAATTGCGGGCGCAGGCCGAGACGTGGCTTGCGGGCGAGGCCGGCGAGAATGCGCCTGCGCAATACGAGTGGTCGCTCGATCTGCGCTATGTCGGCCAGAATTTCGAGCTGATCCAGCCGTGTCCTTCGGCGAACGTTTTCCCCCTGACGCTGGAGGAGGTGATCGAGGCGTTCCACCGGCGCCACCGCGAGTTCTACGGCTACGACATGGCGGGGCAGCCCGTGGAGATCGTCAATCTGCGCGTAGTGGTCACGGTGGCGCGGCCGCAGCCGCCGCTGGAACGGCCGGCCTCCGGCGGCAATGTGCTGCGGGCGCTCATCGAGACGCGCAGCGTCTGGTTTCCCGAAGCTGGCTTCGCCAACACCCCCGTGTACAAGCGCGATCTGCTGCCGGCCGGAACCGAGTTCGACGGACCGCTCATCATCGAGCAGATGGACACAACCACGGTGGTGCCGCCCAGGGCCGCGTTTCGGGTCGATGCGAGCGGGGCCATGCACCTGAAGCTCGCGTCGAGTGCGCAGCCGCAGGATGCGCAATGA
- a CDS encoding mandelate racemase/muconate lactonizing enzyme family protein, whose product MKITKISGYGVHPGWRKNLVFVKVETDAGIHGWGEAYSQYDRDQPVLAQINALGPYLVGRTPFDIKHFTQFAFDDYAARRGSLELFCAISGIEQALWDIVGKALKQPVYNLLGGRVRDRIRVYANGWSYGMKEPADYARAAEKVVAAGFDAMKFDPLPSPWRSFIPKEHEDRAVAVVKAVREAVGPKVDLLIEQHRRLAPMHAIRLDLRLKEFDLYWLEEPCAAENAEALAEIRQATGLPIVIGEATYLKQGFRPLFERRAADIINPDVACVGGILELKEIAAMAEPYFIAVSPHNYNSTVLGLASTVHASATMPNFIITEYFLPFVEFGDKVSPNQLKPRNGYIDLPTAPGLGVDIDEKALAEHPAKVYTARKLRTPSDEGP is encoded by the coding sequence ATGAAGATCACCAAGATCAGCGGTTACGGCGTGCACCCGGGCTGGCGCAAGAATCTGGTATTCGTGAAGGTGGAGACGGACGCCGGTATCCACGGCTGGGGTGAAGCGTACTCGCAGTACGACCGCGACCAGCCGGTGCTCGCGCAGATCAATGCCCTGGGGCCTTATCTCGTTGGGCGGACGCCCTTCGATATCAAGCATTTCACCCAGTTCGCGTTCGACGACTACGCCGCCCGGCGCGGCTCGCTCGAGCTCTTCTGCGCCATCTCGGGCATCGAGCAGGCGCTGTGGGACATCGTCGGCAAGGCGCTGAAGCAGCCGGTCTACAACCTGCTCGGGGGCCGCGTGCGCGATCGCATCCGGGTTTACGCCAACGGCTGGAGCTACGGTATGAAGGAGCCGGCCGACTATGCACGCGCGGCCGAGAAGGTGGTGGCGGCGGGATTCGATGCGATGAAGTTCGATCCGTTGCCGTCGCCGTGGCGCAGCTTCATACCGAAGGAGCACGAGGATCGCGCGGTTGCCGTCGTAAAAGCGGTGCGCGAGGCGGTCGGCCCGAAAGTCGACTTGCTGATCGAGCAGCACCGGCGGCTTGCGCCGATGCACGCGATCCGTCTCGATCTGCGCCTGAAGGAGTTCGATCTCTATTGGCTGGAAGAGCCGTGCGCCGCCGAGAACGCGGAAGCGCTGGCCGAGATCCGGCAGGCGACGGGGCTGCCGATCGTGATCGGCGAGGCTACCTATCTCAAGCAGGGGTTCCGGCCGCTGTTCGAGCGTCGCGCCGCGGATATCATCAATCCCGATGTCGCCTGCGTGGGCGGCATCCTGGAGCTGAAGGAGATCGCCGCGATGGCCGAGCCCTATTTCATCGCGGTATCGCCGCACAACTACAACTCGACTGTGCTCGGATTGGCCTCGACGGTGCACGCCTCCGCAACCATGCCGAACTTCATCATCACCGAATACTTCCTGCCCTTCGTCGAGTTCGGCGACAAGGTCTCGCCCAACCAGTTGAAGCCGCGCAACGGCTACATCGATCTGCCGACCGCGCCGGGGCTCGGCGTGGACATCGACGAGAAGGCGCTGGCCGAGCATCCGGCCAAGGTCTATACGGCGCGCAAGTTGCGAACGCCGTCCGACGAAGGGCCTTGA
- a CDS encoding aminotransferase class V-fold PLP-dependent enzyme yields MRTISLTPSPSPGGRGERVRKLAKSGTSDDEARFMTTELAQAYRDFPATERWTYMDVSARGLLPRFARDALVAHLDERMHAELDKYGYFDMIERVRGRFAQHLHAGADEIAFTKNVTEGLAAIAASIDWRSGDNLVICPEIEHPANVYAWLNLQRRGVEIRMVAPRLGTLPVEEAIARIDARTRVLTCATVSFAPGFRTDLATLGAACRSRGVMLVVDAAQSVGVLDNDVASLNIDALAASTQKGLLGLYGMGFLYCRREIADRLQPAYLSRFGVDLGDASEADLGSFEYRLAGGARRFDLGNYNFTAALNADSTLEYLAGFGQEAIENYVLGLSHRLARGLLALGLPVGGGEPGPHLAHIVTVGRLSQGGHDSTGDARMQSLHDHLAEHRVKLSIRRGVLRLSLHLYNTEHDVDRVLELAAEWSRRGA; encoded by the coding sequence ATGCGCACGATTTCCCTCACCCCCAGCCCCTCTCCCGGAGGGAGAGGGGAGCGTGTGCGGAAATTGGCCAAATCGGGTACTTCCGATGACGAGGCGAGATTCATGACGACCGAACTAGCGCAGGCGTATCGCGACTTTCCGGCGACCGAACGCTGGACTTACATGGACGTATCGGCGCGCGGCCTCCTGCCGCGCTTCGCGCGCGATGCGCTGGTCGCGCATCTGGACGAGCGCATGCACGCCGAGCTCGACAAGTACGGCTATTTCGACATGATCGAGCGCGTGCGCGGCCGCTTCGCGCAGCATCTGCATGCTGGCGCCGACGAGATCGCGTTCACCAAGAACGTGACCGAAGGCCTCGCCGCGATCGCGGCCTCGATCGATTGGCGCTCCGGCGACAACCTCGTCATCTGCCCCGAGATCGAGCATCCGGCCAACGTCTACGCCTGGCTCAACCTGCAGCGCCGCGGCGTGGAAATCCGCATGGTCGCACCGCGCTTAGGCACGCTGCCGGTGGAGGAAGCGATTGCTCGCATCGATGCACGCACGCGGGTGCTGACTTGCGCGACGGTTTCGTTCGCACCGGGTTTCCGCACCGATCTCGCGACGCTGGGCGCGGCCTGCCGCAGTCGCGGTGTCATGCTGGTGGTCGATGCGGCCCAGTCGGTGGGCGTGCTCGACAACGATGTCGCCAGCCTCAACATCGATGCGCTCGCGGCCTCGACGCAAAAAGGGCTGCTCGGGCTCTACGGCATGGGCTTTCTCTACTGCCGGCGCGAGATCGCGGACCGGCTGCAGCCCGCCTACCTGTCGCGCTTCGGCGTCGATCTGGGCGATGCCTCCGAGGCCGATCTCGGCAGCTTCGAGTATCGCCTGGCCGGCGGGGCGCGCCGCTTCGATCTCGGCAACTACAACTTCACCGCCGCGTTGAACGCCGACAGCACTCTGGAGTACCTGGCGGGATTCGGCCAGGAGGCGATCGAGAATTACGTGCTGGGCTTGTCGCATCGGCTGGCGCGCGGCCTGCTGGCGCTGGGACTGCCGGTGGGCGGCGGCGAGCCGGGACCGCATCTCGCGCACATCGTTACCGTAGGCAGACTCAGCCAGGGCGGACACGATTCCACGGGCGATGCGCGCATGCAGTCGCTGCACGATCATCTGGCCGAGCACCGGGTGAAACTCTCGATCCGGCGCGGGGTGCTGCGCTTGTCGCTGCATCTCTACAACACCGAGCACGACGTCGACCGCGTCCTGGAGCTGGCCGCGGAGTGGTCGCGCCGCGGCGCCTGA